The following are encoded in a window of Thiohalophilus sp. genomic DNA:
- a CDS encoding CHAP domain-containing protein, with the protein MPHLELAETYVGTTELSGENDGPEVERFLASVGLQAGNPYCAAFISFTLDETEGIKYPTEVRSGLASHFITDQSISAKQVLRGTVDIEPGTVLIWRKGNTIYGHAGFVTTQTAINEFETIEANTSGGVYGNQADGDGVWRRSRSIQAGNYFRITDFTPVVYHS; encoded by the coding sequence GTGCCGCACCTGGAACTGGCTGAAACGTATGTCGGGACCACGGAACTCTCCGGGGAAAATGACGGGCCGGAGGTGGAACGCTTTCTGGCATCGGTCGGACTGCAAGCCGGCAATCCATACTGCGCTGCCTTTATAAGCTTTACTCTTGATGAAACCGAAGGGATCAAATATCCCACTGAAGTGCGATCCGGTTTAGCTTCACACTTTATCACTGATCAATCCATTAGCGCCAAACAGGTACTACGCGGCACGGTGGATATTGAACCGGGGACGGTGCTGATCTGGCGCAAAGGCAATACGATTTATGGCCACGCGGGATTTGTAACCACCCAAACAGCGATCAACGAATTTGAAACCATTGAAGCCAACACGTCGGGAGGCGTGTATGGCAATCAAGCCGATGGCGACGGAGTGTGGCGAAGGTCGCGCTCCATCCAGGCGGGAAACTATTTCAGGATCACCGACTTCACGCCGGTGGTCTATCACTCTTAA